From the genome of Lysinibacter sp. HNR:
GGACGTAAAGCGAGTCAAATCCGATGATGGAGGGTGTGAGGATACGGTTATGCGTCACCGTATGAAAAATGACCGTTCCCACCCCCTGCGCAAAGGCCGCGATCGTGATGGCCCCCAGCAGGGTGAAGCGGCGGGGCATCGCAAAGCTCCAGGACCCCCGCACAAATAGCAACAAAAAGCAGAGCGCCAGAACAATCGCAACCAGCGCAAAAATAGCGAGCCTGAGCTTTGGTCGCGGAAGCGCACGCTTCACCGTATCCACACTATGCACTGAGATACTTTCTCTGACGCAAAACCAGGGCGATAAAAAGCACGGCGCCCACAGCACCCAGGATAACCGACACGGGTATCTCCATCGGCGCTACCACTACGCGGCCGATGAGGTCGCACACCAGCATGAGACCAATACTCACCACTGCCACCCAGGGCAGGTTGCGGCGCATATCGTCGCCCAGCACAACAGACACCGCGTTGGGAACGATCAGTCCCAGGAAAGGAATAAATCCCACCACCACCGAGGTGACCCCGGTGGCAAGCGCCACCATGCTTACACCAATAAGAACGGTGAGCTCGTAGTTCATCCCCAGGTTGGTTGACAGGGCCTTACCCAGGCCAGCCGCGGTGAAGCGATTGGCAAGAATATACGCGAGCACTGCAATCACCACAACCGCCCAGAGCGGTTCATAAAACCCACGGACAACACCCGAGAAGCCGCCAGAGCTCCAGGCAGACATTGATTGCAGAAGCTGTGTTTCGCTCGCGATAAAGGTCATTGCTGCCCCCACCACGGCCCCCAGCATAATTCCCACGAGGGGGATCAATATGGACCCCTGCCCGACGCCCTTTGCCGCCACCCGCCGCAGCAAAAATATGAACACGAGCGTTCCGCAAAAGGCAAAAGCCGTGGCGATAATCATCTTAAACAGAGGGGTGGCTCCGGGCACGAACAGAAGAGCCACCAGCACGCCAAGCCCCGCCCACTGACTCGTCCCAGCGGTGGTTGGTTCAACAAAACGATTCTGGGTGATCAGCTGCATGATCACCCCGGAAACACTCATTGCCACAGCGGCAAAGATAATCGCGAGTGTCCGTGGCACACGAGAGATAAAAAACATTTCTCGGGCCTCGGGGTTGTGAAGTAACTGAGAAACGGTGATATCGTAACCACCCACAAAGAGCGAAACCACGACCAGGGCCACCACAACAACAAGC
Proteins encoded in this window:
- a CDS encoding iron chelate uptake ABC transporter family permease subunit, encoding MAASPYTDQGRPRHSIVTRGNRRVVLGITLVVVVALVVVSLFVGGYDITVSQLLHNPEAREMFFISRVPRTLAIIFAAVAMSVSGVIMQLITQNRFVEPTTAGTSQWAGLGVLVALLFVPGATPLFKMIIATAFAFCGTLVFIFLLRRVAAKGVGQGSILIPLVGIMLGAVVGAAMTFIASETQLLQSMSAWSSGGFSGVVRGFYEPLWAVVVIAVLAYILANRFTAAGLGKALSTNLGMNYELTVLIGVSMVALATGVTSVVVGFIPFLGLIVPNAVSVVLGDDMRRNLPWVAVVSIGLMLVCDLIGRVVVAPMEIPVSVILGAVGAVLFIALVLRQRKYLSA